The Arachidicoccus terrestris genome includes the window AAATGATATTATCAAATATGTTGAAATAGGAAGGCGTTATTCACAACTGAAAGTATAAGTAAAAGGCGTGGCGCCAGTACCGTCCTTCCCGACCAGTTTTTGCCCCGTTTTATCCGTGAAATAATAAACCAGGCCGGATAGATGCTGGTCCTGCCCCAGTTTGAAAAATTGCCGGGGCCAAAGGTCGATCCGCCATTTTTTCAATGCATAGCTGGTAAGCTTTGTCCGGTCATCCTGTGCGCAGGCGTTCAGGGTGTCGCCATTGGTCGTAACACCTTTCATACACAGATATACCTCGTCGGCGTCTTTGAGTTCCGTATCAATGATCCCGCCGTCAAAATTCAGCGTGACAATATCATTTTCCAGAGACTTCAGCGGATCTACTGTCGACAGCTGCGGATTGCAGTAATCAAGCAGGTCGCCCTGACCAAAGACGCGAAAACATCCGGGAAATGCGGAGGCATAATAATCTGTGCCGGACAGCCCGTCTGAACTATTGGCCACGACATAGCCCAGTTTGAAAGAGAGATTCTCCACCCCTACCTTTACTTTGATAGAGATCGTCACGGTAATGGCGAGATTGGCTACGACGCTATACGCGTTATCAGAATAAAAGGCGACCCACTCCCATCCGGGCAAAAGGTTGCCGCCGTTGCCCACTTTTTCGGCGATCACGGTTGGCCAGTCTTTACCCCCGCCCTGAGGAGCCGCTACGCCAGGTGCGACCGGGCTCATCGTTTGCGTGCCGGTTGTAATGCTACTGGTGAAAGTAATCTTGGAATGGGCAGCACTGTTCCATGATTTAGGGACCAGCAGGGCTACCATGAATTTTGTATTATTACGGGTGTCATTGGTATTAATCGTGACATGCAGTGTGGAGGAGAGTGTATCGCCCCCATTGACACTGTCAGCCTGATCTATGCTGTCAATGGTGATACTGCAGCTCACGATTACCAGAAAACCGGCTATGAGTAGGAGCGCCGCCTGCCACCATCTGGTGCGTTTAGTGTTTTGAAGAACCTTTGCCATAGTGAATCTTTTTTCTATTGAACTTTCTGTAAAGTATATTGGTAGGTATTAGAGGTGCATCCCGGGGAAAAACTGATGATCATATTGCGTACTCCCTGATTGACAGGAAACTCCATATCCAGTTTCCGGACCTCCTTTCCTTCCTCAGTAAAGTAGATGCGGAAAGGATACTGCGGGTCATCCAGCTGGAAGGATCCGTCCGTTGTAACAGGAAAAGGCACCAGGCTGTCCAGACTGTAGTGTCCGTCCTGAAAGACGATTTTAAAACCGGAAAAGTCAAAACGGCCGGTCAGGTCTGTTCCGTTTCTTAAGGCCTTGGTAATTTTCCAGGTCCCGTTTAGTGTTTTGGTGGATTCAACGGGCTTCAGGCCGACCTCACGCTGACAGGCCAACAGGCTGCAGGAGGCCGTCAGGATTAACAGAAAGCTTTTAAAATTTTTCATAACTGAATTTTCTTTACCAATCAATTAATAAAGCGGATTTTGTTTCAGTCCGGTCAATTTGGATATTTCAGATAACGGCAGCGGCCATAGATACATCGCTTTACGGAAGTTATGCTTGCGGACATTAAATTCTTTATAGGTCACTGTATTGCCTCTGTCGACCTCCATTCCATGCATCATCTGGTTTTCCGTAGAGTCAGCGATCATCCACCGGCGGACGTCAAAGAATCTAAAACCTTCAAAGGCAAGTTCCACCCGGCGCTCATTTCTGATGACGCGGCGCATGGCGGTCTGATCCAGATCCGAGGGTAGCTCATAAGGCCGGAGCCCGGCGCGCTGACGGACGGCCTCCACAGCCTTAAAAACGGACTGATCGGGACCTGCCGCTTCATTTTGCGCCTCTGCGTAATTAAGCAGGATTTCTGCGTAACGGATCAGCGGAAGACACCGTTTGGATTCATTGATACCGTTGTTGATAATATTGGGGTCGATCATTTTGAAAATATAATAACCGGTTGAAGTGCCTTTATGAACGGCGTCCCCACTGGCAGCTACGGCCGGCGTCACCTTGGTATTCCAATACAGCGCTACCGGACTGGGCTCGTTGGCGCCATAAGTTATTCTCAGCGTTGAATCATGGATAATACTGTAATTTAGCCTTGGGTCCCTGTTTTTATAAGGATTCGCAGCGTCATAGCCTGATCCCTCTTCCGTGATCAATTTGCCGTTGGCCATGGGGAAGGCGTCGACGATCTCCTGATAGGGAAACGGCCCGCCTGATCCCCCTCTGGAAGGAACATCCCAGAGCGACTCCAGGTATTTATTGTTACCCATCATATGAGCCAGAATATATTCGGTGTTATAACGTTGCGTAAAGAGCTTCTGGAAGCCGTAACCTAACTGCCCGGCCATAGTGGTAGAATCAACTACCAGCTGATATTCGTTCATATCGATGACATCCTTGGCGGCGCTGGCGGCGCTGGCCCACCTGGCGGGATCCTGGTCCGGATACGCAACAATCGTATCCAGGCCGTCAAGTCCTTTACCGAGGCCACCATTATTAAAAAGCGGACTGGCTGCATATAACAGTAGTCTTGACTTCAGGGCCAGTGCGGCACCCCTGCTGGCCCGTCCATATTCGGAACCTCTTTGTACGGGTGGCAGATCGGCTGCAGCGGCCGAACATTCGCTTAAAATATAATTCACGCAGGTTTTAAAGGAATTTCTGATCTGAGGCATCGGGTCAGAAGCCTTGTAAATAGAATCTCCGATAATAGGAACACCTCCGTAGTGTTCCAGCAGCATAAAATAATACCAGCCGCGAAGAAAATGCGCTTCAGCCGCCGTAGATTTCTTTAAGGTTGCTGAAAACGGAATCTTGGGCAAATGCTTTAAAAACTGGTTGACTGCCCGGATGTTATTATAGCAGACGGCCCAGGCATCACTGGGTACGACAGTTGGATTAACTGTTCCGGTAGCAAACTGAATAAACCCGTTGGAGCTGGACGCATTAGGGCCCTCGGCCTCATCGGATGCCGCCTCCAGACCGGCAGCATAACTGCCCCCGTTGAAGCGCCTGGGGTCCGTTGCGAAGCCGATCTGCGTATAGATATTGTTCAGAAAGGCCATCGCATTGGCACTATCCGAGAAAGTAGACGCTTCATTGAGACTGGTTGTGCTGGTCTGGTCCAGAAAGCCACTCTTCTGACAGGCACTTAATGCGATAAAAAAGCCTGCAAGGGATACCACCCAGGGGATACACTGTTTTTTCATTACAATTATAATTAAGGGCCTATAATTTGACTATTTTAATCAGTTAGTACTCAAGTTGTCAACTTTTTGCTCTTCCTGCTTTCTCTCGACAGCGATTTGTCCGGATACTGCTTTGATGTATCTCTAAAATATAATCTATCTTTAAAGACACTTTCGGCAAATTCTACCGCTACTGTTTTTTATGTTTTTTTAACGGTGTTTTTTCCCCGACCGCTATGCGTGACCGTAAAACAACTTTTATACAAATACCGCAGATATTGTTTTTAGCCAGGTTATTTAATTTTTGACCGGCAGGCTTTTAGTGGCGGGTGTCAGAGAAAACGGCAAGTCGGCAGGCAGCCGCCCTCTTTCTAAAGCAGGTTGATCACCCATTTCAAAGACCAGTCGTCCTCCCTGCATAATGGTTGCATAATCGATCCAGCTGGCCGTAAACGGGCGGCCGTTTAAAGTAGCTGACTGGATGTATATGTTTTCGGGGCTGTTATTTTTAGCTTCAACGGTAAACTGCCGCCCGTTTTCCAATGAAATTGTCGCTTCTGTAAATATAGGACTGCCGATCACATACTGATCGGTACCGGGACAGACACTGTAAAGCCCCAGTGCGCTAAGTACATACCAGGCCGACATCTGCCCCTGGTCTTCATCGCCCGGATATCCCTCAGGTCCACTGTTAAAAAGGTGAGACATAATATGGCGGACATGGTACTGTGTCTTCCAGGGCTGACCGGCATATGTGTACAGATAAGGCAGGTGCTCGACAGGCTCATTGCCCTGGGCGTACTGTCCCATCCCGGCTGTTACCATTTCACGCATTTCATGGATCGTATCCCCATAGCTGCCCACATCGATGGAGTCTCCGGCAGCAAACAAGGCATCGATTTTTCCGGTAAAACGTGCGGGGCCTCCCATCAGCTCTATCAGACCCTGGACATCATGGAAAACTGACCAACTGTAATGCCAGGCGTTACCCTCTACAAACGGACCGCCCCATCTAAAAGGATTAAAGGCCGGATCAAAGTTGCCGCTACTGTCTTTTCCTTCCATAAACCCGGAAAGTGGATTGAATACATTTTTATAGTTATACAGCTGACGGGCAAATATTTTTTCATAATAAAGATTACCCGTTGCTTTTGCTAACTGATAGGCACAGAAATCATCATAGCAGTATTCCAGGGTCTTTGCCGTGGATCCTACCTCCTCCTTTTTATAAGGAATATAACCCATTACAAAATAATCGTCCCATTCCTTTCTGCCGAATCTGCCATCCGGCGCCGAACCTCGGACCTCATGTAAATAATAAGCCAGCGCGCTATCCGGATTAAAACTGTGAATACCTTTCATCCAGGCGTCCGTCAGAACAGAGATCGCATGATTGCCGATCATTACACCACCGGTTTCTCCAGGGAAAGACCAGGATGGCAACCAGCCACACGCTCTTTTTACTGCCAGGATGGCTTTCATATACCGGCCCTGCAGCGTCGGCTGTAATAAATTATATAGAGGAAACTTTGCACGAAACGTATCCCAGTATCCATCATCCGTATAGAAATATCCCTGATGAATACGCCCGTCATTGGGGCTATAATAATAAGGATGCCCCGAACTGTCCAGATCATAGAACTTGCAAGGGAAGAGACTCGACCTGAATAAACAACTGTAAAAGGTTTGAAGTGTTTCTTTTGAGGCCCCTTTGACCCGGATCTGCCCCAGTTTTTTATTCCAGATGCTGTGGGCTTCCAAACGCACCTGATCAAAAGATTTGTCTCCCAGTTCTGATGCGAGGTTTCTTCGTGCCTGACGGCTACTAATATAAGAGGAGGCGACCTTAACTTCTAGCCGCGTGCCTTTTTTAAACCGGAGATAAATTCCTTTTTTTTTGCCGGATACGCTATCCTGACCGGACGTGACAGTCCCCGAAGCCCCATCCCAGCTGCCAAAGGCTTCAATGGGCTGGTTAAAACGAAGTATGAAATAGTTTTTAAAGTTCCCAGGAATGAAAAGGCCGTTTTTAACGTACCCCGTCACCAGGCCCTGCTTCACATCAATGTGAAATGCACTAAGATCGGTATAACCGTCCAGCACCAGAAAACCTGGCGCGTTTTTGGGAAAACTAAACCGGAATACAGCACCCCTGTCCGACGGACTAATCTCCGTCTGCACACCATTGTCAAAGCGTACCCGATAATAATCCGGCCCCGCTATTTCATTTTGATGCTGGAAGCTGCTGGCGCGCTTATCTTCATTTACCTCCAGTTTTGCTGTTAGCGGCATCAGTGTAAATACCCCATAGTCATTCATCCAGGGACTACACTGGTGCGTCTGCCCGAAGCCACGGATAGTGCTGTCCTGATAGCGGTACTTCCAGCCGTTACCGTTATTTCCTGTCTGGGGGGACCAGAAATGCTCTGCGAAAGGCAGTGCTACGGTGGGATAAGTATTGCCATAAGAATAATCCGGACTGGACCGGGTTCCCTGTAAAGTATTGACATACCCGACCAGATCGCTGACAGGGCTTTGAGACCAGCCAGTCGTAATCATCATTACCATAGCCATCAGGTAAGCTATTTTTGAATGTACAAAGACTTTAGATGACTTCATAATAACCGGATAACTGGATAATGAATGAGGTGTTAGCTGCCGCCCACCACTTTGGTGGGCAAAGGCATATTAGGCGGGCATCCCGTTGTAGTTTAATTTCAGTCTGAGTATTTTCAGTGCCTTTACAATATGTTTTTCTACAGTGGAAGTAGAGATATTCAACTCCCTGGAGATGGCTTTATGAGAATAGTCCCCTTCCCTGCTCAAAAGGAAAACCTGTTTACATTTTTTGGGCAGTCCGTTGATCGCAATATGTAAGTGGGTGTTCAGTTCCTTTGTCTCAAGTATATTAGAAAAAACGTTTTCGCCTGCCTGCCGATAATAAATTTCATGATGGCAGTGATGGTGGATCAGCTTGTCACGTTTGCTGTTGATGATTTTATAACGTAGCGTCTGATACAGATATGCCCGGAAAGAGTATTTAATGTCAATTCTTGACGCTTTCTGGAATAAAGAGATAAAAATATCCTGTACCAGGTCTTTGGATTCGGCACGGGAGCCCGTCAACCGGAAAGCCTCGCTCAGCAGGTTAGACCAATACCTTTTGTATATCTGTTCAAATGCTTGTCGGTTACCGGATTTAAACTGCTGGAACAGCTCAATGTCTGTGTAAAACGGTGCAGGTTTCATAATACATTTTTTTTAGGGCGATTAAGGTATACTCGAGAATAACTTACATGACTTTACTAAGTAAACGGCTTAATAATCTTATAATATAAATTATTTTATCTATATATTAATTGTTAATATTATTTAAAATTATCTGCTTCAAACATGCTAATTGCTGTTATTATTGAGCAATATTAAGACTATAAATCGATTTAGCAAATATAATTTTAAAGTTTTTTTATTTATTCTCCAAATTTAGTTAACATTTTTTATCATATTAAAAAATATGATATAGATAGTAGGATATTGCCCAAATCGAAAGAGCCGGTTCAAAGAAAAAGTGACACCTGCGCGGGGAAATATGCTGCGGTAAAGAATCTTCTTTCAAAAAATACTGACTTATTGGAATAATGTTGCCAGCTGCTTTCTCCTGGCATCAAAAATTGCTTTTTTGCCGACACAACTTTGTCCGACAATGGCGGAGATAGCTCCTCAATGTGTCAAATCTGGTGGAGGTATGACCACTTTAACTGTAAATACATCCTTAACGCTTAATAGAATTTTTCCTGGAACAAGACGGTGAGCTATGCATTAGAGCATAGCGCTGTCTTATTCTATAAAAGATCCAACACAAAATCTAATCACCCCATTAATCCGGTTCAATTATGAAGAGACTGATGCTCTTAACAGCTGCCTGCTTACTTATTTACAGCCAGATCTTTGCCAACCTGACACAAAGTCAATGGCGTTGGCGTAATAATGATGGAAACGAAACGTCTGCCACCTGGAAAGCGGACCAGGGCAGTACGATTACCATATCAGATTACAAAGCCATTCGCCTGCGCATGAATGTTTATAACAGCACCGGAGATGTCAAGACCATGGACCATCAGCTAAAATATGCAACTTCTGCAACGGGTCCCTGGTATACCATCACCGATGCGTCGGCTATTAACGCCTTTGTGCTGGGAGGCGACAATACACTGATTAGCCAGGGACGGTCTACCACTTCGCAAATGCCAGAGGGAAGCTATAGTTTTGTGCCCGGCACGGTGATTACCATGCAGGACCAGATAACAGATACCTTTCAGAGCAACACCCGACGGGAATTTGAATGGTGCATTAAGCCAACAACCCATACCCGGCCAGGTGTCACTTATTATTTTAAATCCAGCGCCGGAGATGCTCAGACACCCCTACCCTCCCTTACAGCTTCAGGGGATGCTTTTACCGCACCGCCAGCAGCCATATTATCCAATGGCGGCTTTGAAAACGACTTGAATGGTTGGATAACGGCTACAGCCAATGGCAGTACTGCGACATTTACGCCCACTCAAACGCCATTAGAATTTCACGCGGGGACGAAAGCGCTGGCGGTAAATGTAACCAATGCCGGGCCGGCCGGCTCAGTGACCTTAGCTACAGACCCAATAAACCTGCAGGATACAGGTGTTTATCTATTGCGCTTTTGGGCGATTGCCCAATCGCGCAACGCACTGTTGGATATTGAGCTGAACAGTCCTTCCGGTGATGATTCTTGCCATTATCAGATATATGACCGTTTTGATGATACCAAAAACGGTTGGCAAATGTACCAGTATGCATTCCGGGTTACTGAAGGGCCGGCCACACTTACTATGCGTTTCAATAGTAATACCACGTATTACCTGGATGATATTGAGCTCATCAATGACAGGACCCATCCAAATATCGACGTTCACGCTCAATATATCTGGCAAAATAACTTTAATGAAAGCTACGGTTGGTTGTCAGGCGATAATAACAACCCGGTACTATTGCCCGACAGCAGTGTTGCCTGGGTCTATAATGACTCTTATATGGGTACCATCACGCCACATTCCAATGTTCTCTCCTCTGGCCATATTATTAACAACCTGGTCGTAAAGCAAACCGGTGATGTGCTGACTTCGGTCTACAAAGGTACTGCGCCCAGTTCCCAGTCCCTGTTCAGTCCCGGCAACGGCAATATTTTCTGGCAAAGTGGCGGCATTATTGAGAACGGTACCCTGAAGGTTTTGCTGATTGAAATAAATAATGGTAACTATGCCGGTCACAGTTGGGTCGGAACACTTTCCTTACCGGATTTACAGCCCATAGGCTTAACCCGGTTGCCTGCTACTATTAATGTCAGCCCCAACTGCATTATGACGGACGGGGCCTATAATTATATCTATTTTGGTCAATCGAGCGGTACTTTTGAAATGCATACCCTTGTTGCCCGTGTTCCCGTGGGGCAGTTCGATTCCCAGACACCCTGGGAATATTACCAGGACGATGGCAGTTGGTCTACCGACTACGCAAATGCCAAAAGTATTGCCACCGGTGTCGCTGCCGGTAATGTCTTGAAACTCGGAGAAAATAATTATGTGATGAGTGGTGTGCCACATCTGGCTAACGAAATAGCCGCCTGGTTCGCCCCGACCCCCTATGGCCCCTGGACCAATAAAACGATTATCTACAACATCCCTGAACAGGAAGGCATACTCGCCTATCAGGGACATCTGGATCCACTGAGCAAAGGTGGTTATTATACATTTACCTATTCTGTCTATCCATTTGTAACAGAGGACAATGGCTCATCGGGCTCTGTTCCGATGCAGTTAGCGGTTAAATCTACCTATCTGCCCATTTTTGTCAGAGCCAGGCTCGCAGAACTCTCTCCTTATACGCCAAGTAAATCAGCCGATTCCCTCTTGAGCTTTACTGCTCAGATGGGAAGCAGCAGCGTTCAACTCAACTGGACATCCGCCCACACAACGGATGAGCATTATGAGGTGCAGCGTAGCCCGGACGGCACAGGTTGGACAATACTATCCAGCGTAGCCGGTAAGGATTCCGTCACTTTGGCCAGTTACAGAGTGACGGATCCCAGTCCGCTGACGGGCATCAATTACTACCGGCTGGCGCTCTACAATCTGGACCATCAGCTTAGTTATTCCAATGTTATTGAAGTGGATAATGGAGG containing:
- a CDS encoding DUF4961 domain-containing protein, whose protein sequence is MAKVLQNTKRTRWWQAALLLIAGFLVIVSCSITIDSIDQADSVNGGDTLSSTLHVTINTNDTRNNTKFMVALLVPKSWNSAAHSKITFTSSITTGTQTMSPVAPGVAAPQGGGKDWPTVIAEKVGNGGNLLPGWEWVAFYSDNAYSVVANLAITVTISIKVKVGVENLSFKLGYVVANSSDGLSGTDYYASAFPGCFRVFGQGDLLDYCNPQLSTVDPLKSLENDIVTLNFDGGIIDTELKDADEVYLCMKGVTTNGDTLNACAQDDRTKLTSYALKKWRIDLWPRQFFKLGQDQHLSGLVYYFTDKTGQKLVGKDGTGATPFTYTFSCE
- a CDS encoding DUF5004 domain-containing protein; its protein translation is MKNFKSFLLILTASCSLLACQREVGLKPVESTKTLNGTWKITKALRNGTDLTGRFDFSGFKIVFQDGHYSLDSLVPFPVTTDGSFQLDDPQYPFRIYFTEEGKEVRKLDMEFPVNQGVRNMIISFSPGCTSNTYQYTLQKVQ
- a CDS encoding RagB/SusD family nutrient uptake outer membrane protein — protein: MKKQCIPWVVSLAGFFIALSACQKSGFLDQTSTTSLNEASTFSDSANAMAFLNNIYTQIGFATDPRRFNGGSYAAGLEAASDEAEGPNASSSNGFIQFATGTVNPTVVPSDAWAVCYNNIRAVNQFLKHLPKIPFSATLKKSTAAEAHFLRGWYYFMLLEHYGGVPIIGDSIYKASDPMPQIRNSFKTCVNYILSECSAAAADLPPVQRGSEYGRASRGAALALKSRLLLYAASPLFNNGGLGKGLDGLDTIVAYPDQDPARWASAASAAKDVIDMNEYQLVVDSTTMAGQLGYGFQKLFTQRYNTEYILAHMMGNNKYLESLWDVPSRGGSGGPFPYQEIVDAFPMANGKLITEEGSGYDAANPYKNRDPRLNYSIIHDSTLRITYGANEPSPVALYWNTKVTPAVAASGDAVHKGTSTGYYIFKMIDPNIINNGINESKRCLPLIRYAEILLNYAEAQNEAAGPDQSVFKAVEAVRQRAGLRPYELPSDLDQTAMRRVIRNERRVELAFEGFRFFDVRRWMIADSTENQMMHGMEVDRGNTVTYKEFNVRKHNFRKAMYLWPLPLSEISKLTGLKQNPLY
- a CDS encoding GH92 family glycosyl hydrolase is translated as MKSSKVFVHSKIAYLMAMVMMITTGWSQSPVSDLVGYVNTLQGTRSSPDYSYGNTYPTVALPFAEHFWSPQTGNNGNGWKYRYQDSTIRGFGQTHQCSPWMNDYGVFTLMPLTAKLEVNEDKRASSFQHQNEIAGPDYYRVRFDNGVQTEISPSDRGAVFRFSFPKNAPGFLVLDGYTDLSAFHIDVKQGLVTGYVKNGLFIPGNFKNYFILRFNQPIEAFGSWDGASGTVTSGQDSVSGKKKGIYLRFKKGTRLEVKVASSYISSRQARRNLASELGDKSFDQVRLEAHSIWNKKLGQIRVKGASKETLQTFYSCLFRSSLFPCKFYDLDSSGHPYYYSPNDGRIHQGYFYTDDGYWDTFRAKFPLYNLLQPTLQGRYMKAILAVKRACGWLPSWSFPGETGGVMIGNHAISVLTDAWMKGIHSFNPDSALAYYLHEVRGSAPDGRFGRKEWDDYFVMGYIPYKKEEVGSTAKTLEYCYDDFCAYQLAKATGNLYYEKIFARQLYNYKNVFNPLSGFMEGKDSSGNFDPAFNPFRWGGPFVEGNAWHYSWSVFHDVQGLIELMGGPARFTGKIDALFAAGDSIDVGSYGDTIHEMREMVTAGMGQYAQGNEPVEHLPYLYTYAGQPWKTQYHVRHIMSHLFNSGPEGYPGDEDQGQMSAWYVLSALGLYSVCPGTDQYVIGSPIFTEATISLENGRQFTVEAKNNSPENIYIQSATLNGRPFTASWIDYATIMQGGRLVFEMGDQPALERGRLPADLPFSLTPATKSLPVKN
- a CDS encoding RNA polymerase sigma factor — encoded protein: MKPAPFYTDIELFQQFKSGNRQAFEQIYKRYWSNLLSEAFRLTGSRAESKDLVQDIFISLFQKASRIDIKYSFRAYLYQTLRYKIINSKRDKLIHHHCHHEIYYRQAGENVFSNILETKELNTHLHIAINGLPKKCKQVFLLSREGDYSHKAISRELNISTSTVEKHIVKALKILRLKLNYNGMPA
- a CDS encoding carbohydrate binding domain-containing protein; translated protein: MKRLMLLTAACLLIYSQIFANLTQSQWRWRNNDGNETSATWKADQGSTITISDYKAIRLRMNVYNSTGDVKTMDHQLKYATSATGPWYTITDASAINAFVLGGDNTLISQGRSTTSQMPEGSYSFVPGTVITMQDQITDTFQSNTRREFEWCIKPTTHTRPGVTYYFKSSAGDAQTPLPSLTASGDAFTAPPAAILSNGGFENDLNGWITATANGSTATFTPTQTPLEFHAGTKALAVNVTNAGPAGSVTLATDPINLQDTGVYLLRFWAIAQSRNALLDIELNSPSGDDSCHYQIYDRFDDTKNGWQMYQYAFRVTEGPATLTMRFNSNTTYYLDDIELINDRTHPNIDVHAQYIWQNNFNESYGWLSGDNNNPVLLPDSSVAWVYNDSYMGTITPHSNVLSSGHIINNLVVKQTGDVLTSVYKGTAPSSQSLFSPGNGNIFWQSGGIIENGTLKVLLIEINNGNYAGHSWVGTLSLPDLQPIGLTRLPATINVSPNCIMTDGAYNYIYFGQSSGTFEMHTLVARVPVGQFDSQTPWEYYQDDGSWSTDYANAKSIATGVAAGNVLKLGENNYVMSGVPHLANEIAAWFAPTPYGPWTNKTIIYNIPEQEGILAYQGHLDPLSKGGYYTFTYSVYPFVTEDNGSSGSVPMQLAVKSTYLPIFVRARLAELSPYTPSKSADSLLSFTAQMGSSSVQLNWTSAHTTDEHYEVQRSPDGTGWTILSSVAGKDSVTLASYRVTDPSPLTGINYYRLALYNLDHQLSYSNVIEVDNGGTVPIHLTSFTAARQGTVKVRLHWTTATEQNGAGFTVERSRDNKVFIPLYHVTGAGVTSGTSRYTYYDESPLTGVNYYRLSYTAGGREQKSAVRIVHLPATVRLLITPNPAQGNIRFSLKGYTGDHFQTILTDIAGKVIDQRVIHTSDGPLFSLPIRPASGIYLLKITGPDIKETKKVIIR